A region of the Roseovarius nanhaiticus genome:
TCCTCGCCACCATGGGGCTTTTGGTTCTCGGCTCGTCCAGCCGCCAGTCGATTCCGACGCGCATGCAATCGGTGGCCGAACTGGCTTACGGCTTCATCCGCAAGATGGTCGAAGATGTCGCGGGCCGCGACGCTCTGCCGTATTTCCCCTACATCATGACGATCTTCATGTTCGTCGTCATGGCCAACTTCGTCGGCCTCATTCCTGGCTCGTTCACCTCGACCAGCCACATCGGCGTGACCGCCGTTCTGGCGCTTCTGGTCTTCGTGTCAGTGACCGTGATCGGCTTCGTCAAGCATGGCGCAGGCTTCCTCGGGCTCTTCTGGATCAGCGCCGCGCCGCTGCCGCTGCGCCCGATCCTGGCGCTGATCGAAGTCATTTCCTACTTCGTGCGTCCCGTCAGCCACTCCATTCGTCTGGCGGGCAACATGATGGCCGGCCACGCCGTCATCAAAGTGTTCGCGGCCTTTGCCCCGATGATCATCATCTCGACGGGCATTGGCCTTGCCGTGACGCCGCTCTCGATCCTCGCGATCTCGGCGATCTACGCGCTCGAAGTGCTGGTCTGCTTCATTCAGGCCTACGTCTTTACCATTCTGACCTGCGTGTACCTCAAGGATGCGCTGCACCCGGCGCACTGATCCGCAGGCTGAAATACCGGCAGGGTGATCCTGCCGGACCGAACGACCGAAATACCGCAAATTCCACAGTAAGGAGACATCTCATGGAAGGCGATATCGCAACAATGGGCGCATACATCGGCGCAGGTCTGGCATCCGTCGGCATGGGCGGCGCAGCCGTCGGTGTGGGCAATGTTGTCGGCAACTTCCTGTCGGGCGCCCTGCGCAACCCCTCGGCCGCCGCTGGCCAGACGGCCACCATGTTCATCGGCATCGCATTCGCCGAAGCACTGGGGATCTTCTCGTTCCTCGTCGCGCTTCTGCTGATGTTCGCCGTCTAAGAACACCCGGTAGACTGATCCTTACGGGATGGGTGAAGGGCATCGTGCCCTTCACCCTCTCTTACAGACAGGCTCCTGAGAAAGGACACTACGAATGGCTACCGAGACCGCCGCTGCAACAGCCAGCCAGTGCGTCAACTCCTATGGCGGAGCAATCGGCCTGCCGCAGTTGTGCCCTGACTGGATCGGCAATCAGATCTTCTGGTTGCTCGTTACCCTCGTCATCATTTTCTTTGTGCTGTCGCGCGTCGCATTGCCGCGCATCGCAGCCGTTCTGGCCGAGCGCCAGGGCACCATCACCAATGACATTGCCGCCGCCGAAGACCTGAAGGTCAAGGCGAGCGAAGCAGAGGCCGCCTATGAGAAGGCGCTGGCCGACGCGCGCAGCAATGCAAACGACATTATTGCCGAAACCAAGGCAGGCATCAAAGCCGACCTCGACCAGGCGATGGCAAAGGCTGATGCCGAAATCGCGGCCAAGACCGCCGAGGGCGAAAAGGCCATCGACGAGATCCGCGCCAATGCGCTGGAATCCGTAAAGCTTGTTGCCAAGGATACCGCCAAGGAAATCGTCGCGGCGATGGGCGGTAAGGCCGATGCCAAGACCGTCGACGCCGCCGTCGCCTCGCAGATGAAAGGTTGATCCCATGCGCATGATTGCATCGCTGATCGCGCTCTTTGCCGCCAGCCCCGCCCTGGCCGCATCAGGCCCGTTCTTCTCGCTGTCGAACAGCAACTTCGTCGTGATGATTGCGTTCATCCTCTTTCTTGCGGTGCTTGCCTATCTGAAGGTGCCCGGCAAGATTGGCGAGATGCTTGACAAGCGCGCGGATGGCATCAAATCCGAGCTGGACGAGGCCCGCGCCCTGCGCGAAGAGGCGCAAGCGCTGCTGGCTACATATGAGCGCCAGCAAAAGGACGTGCAGGCCCAGGCCGACCGGATCGTGGCTCAGGCCAAAACGGAAGCGACCGAAGCGTCGGAGCAGGCCCGCGAAGAC
Encoded here:
- a CDS encoding F0F1 ATP synthase subunit B', producing the protein MATETAAATASQCVNSYGGAIGLPQLCPDWIGNQIFWLLVTLVIIFFVLSRVALPRIAAVLAERQGTITNDIAAAEDLKVKASEAEAAYEKALADARSNANDIIAETKAGIKADLDQAMAKADAEIAAKTAEGEKAIDEIRANALESVKLVAKDTAKEIVAAMGGKADAKTVDAAVASQMKG
- a CDS encoding F0F1 ATP synthase subunit B gives rise to the protein MRMIASLIALFAASPALAASGPFFSLSNSNFVVMIAFILFLAVLAYLKVPGKIGEMLDKRADGIKSELDEARALREEAQALLATYERQQKDVQAQADRIVAQAKTEATEASEQAREDLKKSIARRMQAAEDRIASAEADAVREVRDQAATIAIAAAREVIAKQMSAAEANKLIDDGIETVSAKLH
- a CDS encoding F0F1 ATP synthase subunit A, producing the protein MATEAASGEATGLVFHPMDQFIIAPLFGDGPVGLFTVTNLTLWMAITILATMGLLVLGSSSRQSIPTRMQSVAELAYGFIRKMVEDVAGRDALPYFPYIMTIFMFVVMANFVGLIPGSFTSTSHIGVTAVLALLVFVSVTVIGFVKHGAGFLGLFWISAAPLPLRPILALIEVISYFVRPVSHSIRLAGNMMAGHAVIKVFAAFAPMIIISTGIGLAVTPLSILAISAIYALEVLVCFIQAYVFTILTCVYLKDALHPAH
- a CDS encoding F0F1 ATP synthase subunit C gives rise to the protein MEGDIATMGAYIGAGLASVGMGGAAVGVGNVVGNFLSGALRNPSAAAGQTATMFIGIAFAEALGIFSFLVALLLMFAV